The DNA region GGAGAAGCTCTACATGATCAATATGATGTTGGGGATGAAGAAGACTGTGagcattcttttatttttaaagatgACATTGGTGATGTATGCCGGATTTGTGGGGTTATAAAGAGAGGAATTGAAACCATTATTGAATATAACTTCTCAAAGGTATGGCCTGCGCTTCTTTATGCTACAAACTATGTTGTCGTTTTATTGGAATATGAGGTATtgagaaaattaatttaaatgatttATCTAGCGTGTAGCCAAAATTGAGGTCTCAATCAAGCATAAATAATAACTGTTGAAGGTGGATTTCATATTCCATACACTTTTACCAAAGAGTCCATTTTCTTGTGGAATTATGCCTTTATAACCTTCACACTTTCAGACTTCACGTTTTGCGAATGAAGATTGGCATCCCCACTTTTCTCGTTTGTATGTGTTGGAATTGATGTATCTCATCAccctttttttctatttatgcgGTTGTTTTTGATATATATCTTCCCAGCTCCTTGATAACCACTATTCCAAGAAAAGTGCATCCACATCAACCATGCATTACACTTTAGGAGCCTCTCATGTCAAGCTACTGGAACAATTTTCTAGGCAAGTAGGTCTTCAAGCTAGTAAAAGCAATGGGCATAATAAGAGCTTTGAAATCTTCAGTTCTTGAAAAATATCAGAAACAAGATTCATGTATCTTCTTTTTGCATTTATAgagaaaaatatcatttttgcTTATTTTAGGTGCAATAATGTTGCAAATGCCAACTTGGAACAGGTTTTATGTGTTTACCCTGATAACTGACAGATGGCTAGTTTTTTGTTGTATTGGAGAAGGGCTTTTTATCTGCAAAGCGTGTTTCCCTTGTTCTGATACTTGCATGGCATAAATTCTCCCCCCCCTGTAATTACAATCAAaattgtatgtttttttatgagTGGGTGAACGAGTAATTTGTTGATAGTGGGAGAATTTTGTGGCAAAGACTACTTGATGTTGAGAACTGCTTTGCTTGCTCTATTCTAAATACAGACCTCAAGGACTACAAGAACTTACAAATATGAAGGACGAACCAGTAGGGAGTATGAGCATATTGATATCCCCCTTGATCGATTCAAATTATCGGATGGTGATTCTACTGTTGCTGAAATTCACCCACATCCACGTCACAAAAGGGAGATGAAACCCCATCAGGTTGAGGGTTTTAACTTTCTTCTGAGCAACCTAGTGGCAGATAAACCTGGAGGTTGTATACTGGCACATGCTCCTGGTTCTGGTAAGACTTTCATGATCATCAGTTTCCTTCAGAGTTTTATGGCCAAATATCCAAATGCAAGACCTCTGGTTGTGTTGCCGAGGGGCCTCTTGTCGATATGGAAAAAAGAATTCCTCCGATGGCAAGTCGAGGTGATACCTTTACATGACTTCTACTCAGTTAAAGCTGACAGCCGCATACAGCAGCTTGAAGTTTTGAAAGAATGGAAGAAAGAAAGGAGCATACTGTTTCTAGGATACAAACAGTTCTCCTCTATTATCTGCGATTCTGACAGCGGGAATGTTGCTCGGGCATGCCAAACTATTTTGCTGGAGGACCCAGATATTCTCATCCTAGATGAAGGTCACACTCCTCGGAACCAAGACACTGATGTCTTGACCTCACTGGAGAGGATTGCAACTCCTAGAAAGGTGGTTCTTTCTGGGACACTCTATCAGAACCAAGTGAAAGAAGTTTTTAACATCTTAAATCTTGTGCGGCCAAGGTTTCTGAAGATGGATACTTCTAAAGTCATAAGGAGGCGTATCTTGAGCAGGGCCGAGATATCTGGCAGAAGGAATTTGATGAAGCATGGCACAGACAATGAGTTCTATGAACTTATAGAGCATACGCTGATCAAAGATGAAAACCGACTCCGGAAGGTGACTGTGATACAAGACTTGAGGGAAATGACTAGAAGTGTCTTGCATTATTACAAGGGTGACAACTTAGATGAACTTCCTGGGCTCGTGGAATTTTCAGTTTATCTTCAGCTCAGCCCCAGACAGAAGGCTGACGTTAAAGAGCTGACGAAAACAGTGGCTAGGAAGTTCTCAGTTAATGCACAAGGAAGTGCTATTTATCTGCACCCAACATTAAAGACGCTTGCCAAGAGTTCTGGGGTAAAAGATAGAGTTGATGAGGGGAAAATTGATGCTATCTTGGGGAGCCTAAATGTGAAAGAAGGTGTGAAGCTCAACTTCTACCTTAATCTTCTCCAGCTCTGTGAATCAAGTGGAGAGAAACTGCTAGTGTTTAGCCAATATCTCCTACCCCTGAAATTCTTGGAGAGAATAACAGCTAAAGTCAAGGGTTACAGCATTGGCAAGGAGATGTTCATGATCACGGGTGATTCAGATGCAGAGACACGTGATTCTTCAATGGAGAAATTCAACAGTTCATCTGAAGCTCGAGTCTTCTTTGGCTCCATCAAAGCGTGTGGGGAGGGGATATCTCTGGTGGGGGCATCTCGCATCATTATACTTGACGTCCATCTAAATCCATCAGTCACTCGCCAAGCAATTGGGCGAGCATTTAGACCTGGCCAGCTCAAGAAAGTCTACACTTACAGGTTGGTCGCATCTGACTCACCTGAACAGGAGGATCACAATTCATGCTTCAAGAAGGAGTCCATTGCAAAGCTGTGGTTTGAATGGGAGGAGGGCAGTGGTCCGCTGAATTTTGAGATGGAGGAAGTTGACGATGTCAGCAATTGTGGAGATGACTTTCTGGAGACTCCGCGACTGAGGGAAGACGTCGTCAAAGTGTATAGAAGGTAGCGCGAGTGAACCCCCTCCCCGATGGATGTCTCACTTCCACCATTCTCAATATGGCTCATGGTACATGTTATATAGCTTTGTCTGCTGGACTTTTTGTTTGGTACTATAAAAAAATTCTGTGTCTGCAAAACACACAACTCAAAGTTTGAATTCTCATGAGTTTCAGTCTCTTTTATTTAATCTATAATATAGATTTATGCcaagattaaaaaaagaaaaacaatgagATCAGTTGTAGTATATTGTAGTACAACTAATGAAGTTCCACTATAACATGTCAATTCTGTACTAAAAAAGTTACAACCTtaaaatctctctctcttttcgtGGGATGCAACAGTTAACCTTATTTCCTTGATACAACAAAATCATCGTATTCTGGTTTCTACACAGACCAAACACAGTAAATTCTTTACAAATAAACCCTTCAACCAATTTTTCTTCCTACAATGGATTCACAAAACAGGAGATAAAACCTGGTTAGACCTTCTTCCCAAAATATCAAGATCCACCCCCTCGAACTTTGCCCGGAATCATCTCCGGGCAGAGTCAGGTAAAAGAAGGTAGCAACGACGAGACGAGCCGATGCTGCCGGCCACCGGAATCCATGCACTCAAAATCTGCAGGGTCACCCCCCATAGCCGAAGCTGCTGTGTTATATACATCAGTTTCTCTGAGTGGAATGAATGCATTGTGATTGCTATTAGGCATAGTCATCCTACCACCACCCTCACACTGCTGCAACCCTAGAGTGAGTGAAACTCCTCCACCAACACTACTGAATCTCTCGAGCTCCGATATATGGTAACCGGCACCCATGAACCTCTCACTCCCACAGCTTGATTCCGCTACTGCGTCTAGGAAGAGGCCTGTCTCGTGCTCGGCCTTCTCGCCCTTCCCTACTCCGTACTCGCTCTGGAAGATGGAATTGGCGTCCAACCCCATCATCTCCACGTCGTTCATCTCAACGCCCTTCGGCTCCATGAGCTGCTGCCTTGCGGAAGCCGTGCCATGCTGCAGATCCTCTGCTTTGTCTTCGGAGGCCTTTGCACCGGGCTTCGAGGCTCGTGGGTTTGTCTCGGATGAGGAGTTGGAGTCAACATCAGCGTCGCCTGTCTCCTCTTTGTACATCTCCTCGACCATCGGCTTCCAGAGACGCACTCGAGCGTTGATGAACCAGTTTGAGACCTAAACCAACCACATATATAGTCATATATATTAGCAAACAAGGCAAGAAAAGACTAGTTGTTAGCTCTTCTGTCTCAACATGTTTCTTATGATTGTCTTTTGATAATAACTCAAAAAGGGAGAGAAATTACATTAACATCCAATGATGTCCAGCATCATTTACTTAAAATTTCCAACAATTCTCTCCATAAAAAACCAAACATTTAATTTCACCATCATCAGAAATTAATAAATAGAAATTGCAACTTCCCAATCATAAGTAAATGACTAATAAGTTaatcaaaaaatgaattttatttgCACCTGACTTCTTGTCAATCCAGTCTGCCTCGCCAGCATGATCTTCTCCGAATCTTTCGGGTAGCTGCAGCACGAAACAACATGAACACATTCATCACAGATATCCCCTGAAAAGAAAAGACGAACACAAGAATCGTTTCTGCTACTTACGGATGGAGAAAGTGTTCGAAAAGCCAAGCTCTCAAGATGGAAACAGAGGACTCAGGCAGTCCCCTCTGTGGCCTCCACGTGTGCTGCTGCATCATGCCGAGCTGCTGCAGGGCTCTCTGCTGCCGGAGATGCTGATCCACATAGCGCAGTCGGGATATCCCAACCCCCCTCTCGTTTGAGGAAGCATCCTCCTCTCCGAGGCTCCTTCGTGCTACTTGAATCTGCCCGTTTATAGCATCATGTAGGCAGCGGAAGTGACGGGAAATGGTCTGAAGCGCGAGTGCAGTGTAAGGTTTGGCTGCTCCGGATCCTGCTATTACATCGAACGAAGACACCACAATCTGCATCTGATGGTAATACTGTCTGTATCTCCTGTCAACCTGCATCACAAATCTTGAATTGAGAAACCAATGTGGTAAAATAAATCAACCTTAAGATATGAATACAACTGTTGCTTGAGTcattcaaaatcttgaaatgATAAACCAATGTCATAGAACATAACAACCTTAACAAAAATTACAACATATGACTGAAAAAAACCACTTGTTTGCAACCtcatcaaaatcttgaattgAGAACCCATGTATTCTCAAAATGCCTTGCTCGATATTCCTCAATGTCCCGGTTATACATAGAACGTGCCCGGAAGAAATCCAAGAATTTACCAAAATTATTGTAGGAATTTTCAGACAAGCAATTAGACCAGTAGACTAGACATACTAATCTAATGTGATAAATAAAAGAACCTTAACATTGTTTCTCACCTCATCAAAATCTTGCAATGTACTACTAATACTATAAGACAAAGCAACcttaacaaaataaaacatatagtATGAAAAGAAGGAATTAGTTCTCACCTCATCTAACATTGTGAGAAGCTTAGTCAGTTTATTTTGCAACTCCTGCTTCTCGGCTGCTGAAATCTCGACACGGGAGGCCCCATTCTCCTTAGGCATGGCTGAAAACGAAGGGTCCGACCCTCCATCTTTCAACTCCCCTTCACCCTCTCTCCTCAACTCTTTCCGAGCATTCTGCTCCTTGATGGCTTTCTTCACATTCACAACTTCATCCAGCAGCTCCTGAGCAGCTCTCAAGTACTTGGAGTTAGGAACAGCTCTTGCAATACTCGGCATTCCATACGAGGACATGTCACTCGCTCCATCCCCATTATTACCCCCCGCGAAGCCAGCAGCAAAGCTATTATCTTCATTCTCAAAAGATGTGTTCCTCCCCCTGTCTTCACCCTGCATCAATGCATTAGACCCCAGCATCGAGGAGAAATCAGCGCCCTCGTTCTGGTATGGGACGTGCAAGGGGACGTGCGTGCTGAGGCTAAGCGACAGCCCCTGCCCCTGCATGCTCGGGCCGCCTTGAAGGACACAAGAGCTGCTCCCCCCTGCTTGATGCATCATGAGCATCTCGTTCCTCCTGTCCTTCCACGTGTTTAGCTGGCTCTCCAACGCCCGTGAGCCCCCAAAGTTGAGGAGAACCTCCTGAGACGAGGTGTTTGAGTTTGAGGCGACGGGTGGAGCATCCATACAGCTGCTGGCTATTGCATCAGAGAAGGGCTCGGACGAGGGCGGGAAATTCATGTACATGATGGTGTTTCCGGTGAGAATCGGCGTTGATGAGTGAGAAGCAGGGGCAGGATCCTTGGAGTAGAGCATTGATGCAGCATCTCTTTGATTGTTTGACATAGGAAAATAGGTTCCCATGTATTCTATTCTTGGCCCTTCTCTCTTCCCTTGTGGGATTTCAGTTTAGACTCTTCACAATCTCTCTTTTTTAAGTGTAGCTAGAGAGAGATATCAAATAGCTCTGGAAAATCCCAGGTGGAAAATTAATCAGTAATTCAACATAAGCAATAAAAGCATGCTGTGTTCTTGATTTCATGCAGACATTCATACATAACCAATTAGGCATACATTATTTGGagaaacaaataaatcaaatgaATTATCTTTGATTATATATGCATACATAATCAGActgcaaaacaacaaaatacacacacacaaatacaaGCATATGCAGAGGGCAATTGTGATAGCTATAAaagatcaagaaaaaaaaaattgctacTAATATTCATTTCCATATTCATGAACCAACTTGCTTGCTTATCCTATCAAAAAACCCCACAAATTGACAATTGACAATCCAAAAACAAGGAATTACAAACCCCAATCCCGGGAAATCAAAcaccaaaaagaaaaaatattagtactagcAAACAAAAGTGGGTTGAAGCAAGAAAACACacagaaaaaaagaataaaaaaattgcaGTAATTCAACAAAAGCTGCAATCTATAATCACATCATTGTACCAACATCATCCAATACTATACAATCGACATTAGAGAAAGGGACACCAAATTTTCCTGTTTTTTTCCTCTCCTCATCAgcaacaaataaacaaataaaataaaaatcaatcaCATCTCCAAACCTGAAATTCAGCATAAGCTGCGTTGCTTATGGGGAACAGCAGCTCCACGATCTGTCTAAAAAAACATTTCTTCACTGCAAACAAACAGATCCCAATACTCCAACACTATCACCTCCATCtttccctccctctctctctctaaaaaaagAATCAAGAAGGAAGGAGGAAGAAAGAGGCAAGAACAATTAAATCCCaaatgaaaaagaataaaagaaaaggacagaaactttttattttatctttttctcCTGTCTAGTATATAGTAGAGTTGCAAGAATTTCAAAGTTGAAAGTACAAGAACATTATCACCCCTTTAAATCTTTGCTTTCACCTTTATGATAACTATTCTTGCATAAGTTCGTTCATCATCTACTCTTTTTATCTATTCCCACGTGAGACTTGCATacaccaaattatttttatttttgagtcgTTTTGTATCTCTCTATATCTATCATGTAAAAAAGGGAGCTCTATATTACTATTCAGAACAAACCCCACACCAAACAccagaaaaataaaaacaaaaatcaaatcttgattaaaaaaaattgatactactagtattttatttatttctaaaacATCCCTTTCTCCAACCTTTGTAGGGGGAAATTAATCAATTGTAAATAAAGGGAAAAGGAAGCTATGTATCTTGTCTTAGCTGTTGCTGTTGTTTGTTGTTATTATTTGTTGCTTGACTTGGTTGATTCTTTGTTGCTGTTGATGGTGTTTGGTTATGGAGTGCCAATCTCTAACCACCAGTTGGTAGACCTAAAGCTTCCCTTAAacctctttctctttctctcttgaGTTTCTCTCTTAAGTTAAGCATGGATGGAAGGTCTGCAATATCCACCATCTAATGCTTTATTTATTCTTTTGCCTGCATTATTATTATTCTAGTGGTTTGGATGGAATATTTTAATGGTTAGgaaaatctttttattttttttttcttgatttttttactTTGTACCAATAGGGGGTGCCCATGTCACTAATATTTTTGTCTCGACGTGGCACCTAATTCTAGGCCCTATGATTTTCAGTTTGGACCTTTGTATTTAACATATTTGTATTTGCCTCTCTAAATTTGCAAGAGATTTATTTATTGCCCCTCTCTTTTGTTTATTGTAGTATAAATTGTTTTCTTATTTCTTCTTAATTTCCCCTTTGATTTGGAATTATTCTCCATGGAATTATGTGCTTTGCTTATTcacattcttcttctttttataATGTACGTTTATATACGTATAATTATAaagattaatatttttttccgtCCAGCCATAAGCAACAAAGTGAATGGAGTGCTTTAACTAGAACAATGCAGACTTgcagaataaataaaaaaataattgtgtAAATTTACATAATAACATCATTTTTATACCATGCAAGAAAAATACAATAGTATAACA from Salvia splendens isolate huo1 chromosome 9, SspV2, whole genome shotgun sequence includes:
- the LOC121748772 gene encoding protein CHROMATIN REMODELING 35-like → MDADTDRNYLSPFMKRFPATSSNNLGSKRRKRIKADEGSNYSYGTFPASWRYVVEQRRNQTHTQALNESDPYTTKILLNQLDSGRFGSVTKEIEELIKRRRQVLDYFYAQNPELSLTTCPDVQESVVSKPMELVAPDVIDLDDDNDGEMERLIPESQLSHHAAPVVIIDSDDDNDATCGPLEVDLKPPSINLLIKDKPTANLLIKDKPTANLLMKDYVDWNSGKSKNSREAGTQMHITGEAETGTTSDKGVYVGTDDLEGDDELSNTNSDGLDDIWQEMTKALVDSKDAPGEALHDQYDVGDEEDCEHSFIFKDDIGDVCRICGVIKRGIETIIEYNFSKTSRTTRTYKYEGRTSREYEHIDIPLDRFKLSDGDSTVAEIHPHPRHKREMKPHQVEGFNFLLSNLVADKPGGCILAHAPGSGKTFMIISFLQSFMAKYPNARPLVVLPRGLLSIWKKEFLRWQVEVIPLHDFYSVKADSRIQQLEVLKEWKKERSILFLGYKQFSSIICDSDSGNVARACQTILLEDPDILILDEGHTPRNQDTDVLTSLERIATPRKVVLSGTLYQNQVKEVFNILNLVRPRFLKMDTSKVIRRRILSRAEISGRRNLMKHGTDNEFYELIEHTLIKDENRLRKVTVIQDLREMTRSVLHYYKGDNLDELPGLVEFSVYLQLSPRQKADVKELTKTVARKFSVNAQGSAIYLHPTLKTLAKSSGVKDRVDEGKIDAILGSLNVKEGVKLNFYLNLLQLCESSGEKLLVFSQYLLPLKFLERITAKVKGYSIGKEMFMITGDSDAETRDSSMEKFNSSSEARVFFGSIKACGEGISLVGASRIIILDVHLNPSVTRQAIGRAFRPGQLKKVYTYRLVASDSPEQEDHNSCFKKESIAKLWFEWEEGSGPLNFEMEEVDDVSNCGDDFLETPRLREDVVKVYRR
- the LOC121748773 gene encoding BEL1-like homeodomain protein 7 → MGTYFPMSNNQRDAASMLYSKDPAPASHSSTPILTGNTIMYMNFPPSSEPFSDAIASSCMDAPPVASNSNTSSQEVLLNFGGSRALESQLNTWKDRRNEMLMMHQAGGSSSCVLQGGPSMQGQGLSLSLSTHVPLHVPYQNEGADFSSMLGSNALMQGEDRGRNTSFENEDNSFAAGFAGGNNGDGASDMSSYGMPSIARAVPNSKYLRAAQELLDEVVNVKKAIKEQNARKELRREGEGELKDGGSDPSFSAMPKENGASRVEISAAEKQELQNKLTKLLTMLDEVDRRYRQYYHQMQIVVSSFDVIAGSGAAKPYTALALQTISRHFRCLHDAINGQIQVARRSLGEEDASSNERGVGISRLRYVDQHLRQQRALQQLGMMQQHTWRPQRGLPESSVSILRAWLFEHFLHPYPKDSEKIMLARQTGLTRSQVSNWFINARVRLWKPMVEEMYKEETGDADVDSNSSSETNPRASKPGAKASEDKAEDLQHGTASARQQLMEPKGVEMNDVEMMGLDANSIFQSEYGVGKGEKAEHETGLFLDAVAESSCGSERFMGAGYHISELERFSSVGGGVSLTLGLQQCEGGGRMTMPNSNHNAFIPLRETDVYNTAASAMGGDPADFECMDSGGRQHRLVSSLLPSFT